One stretch of Dissulfurimicrobium hydrothermale DNA includes these proteins:
- a CDS encoding DUF1015 domain-containing protein has product MAVVLPFRGLRYDQDRAGLIDTLVAPPYDVVTQEEREWLIAQNPYNIFSLELPHGNEDRYERAKHLFNAWMTDGILKKEDAPAIYPYQIEFHLKGKVLSRLGFVALVKIEEWGSRIIRPHEKTFDRVTEDRYRLLSATRAQFSQIFVIYRHNEPVSSLLSLYIEKSEDGPVCAARDRAGNNHRLWRITDKDAIKGIHDALIDQPLYIADGHHRYTTALKYKKDMNARLGGDPAMPFNYLMAYLVDAEDPGLAILPTHRMVTLDTEGFDRLNRLSSTFETKKIEADGNGLCQRLEAALAKGSDIPSFGVVLDHGKRAEIWQLKDEAAKDLPPHKRFDVLVLEETILKALPCRSIAYSSECKEALKGLGQDQVLFLLRPTPIDKVLDIADRGLTMPHKSTFFYPKILTGLVVNQAGEDGRIEPL; this is encoded by the coding sequence ATGGCTGTAGTTCTGCCCTTTCGCGGGCTCAGATATGACCAAGATCGCGCAGGTTTAATAGACACCCTCGTAGCACCTCCCTATGATGTAGTCACCCAGGAGGAGCGGGAATGGCTTATCGCACAAAACCCTTACAATATATTTTCACTTGAACTGCCGCACGGAAACGAAGACAGATACGAACGGGCGAAGCACCTTTTCAATGCCTGGATGACCGATGGGATACTCAAAAAAGAAGATGCCCCTGCGATATATCCCTACCAAATAGAATTCCACTTGAAGGGAAAGGTCTTATCAAGACTGGGCTTTGTGGCGCTTGTCAAGATAGAGGAATGGGGGAGCCGCATCATCCGTCCGCATGAAAAGACCTTCGACAGGGTAACCGAAGACAGATATAGGCTTTTGAGCGCCACAAGGGCCCAATTCAGCCAGATATTCGTCATCTACAGACACAACGAACCCGTCTCGTCGCTGCTGTCCTTGTATATTGAAAAATCTGAAGATGGACCTGTGTGTGCAGCAAGAGACAGGGCCGGAAACAACCACAGGCTATGGCGCATAACCGACAAGGATGCAATCAAAGGCATCCACGATGCCCTTATCGACCAGCCGCTCTACATAGCCGACGGCCATCACCGCTATACAACCGCATTAAAATACAAAAAGGACATGAACGCCCGACTGGGCGGCGATCCCGCAATGCCTTTCAATTACCTAATGGCCTACCTTGTCGATGCAGAAGATCCAGGCCTTGCAATCCTGCCGACCCACAGGATGGTCACCCTTGATACCGAAGGGTTCGACAGGCTTAACAGGCTTTCGAGCACCTTTGAAACAAAAAAGATAGAGGCCGACGGAAACGGGCTCTGTCAAAGGCTTGAAGCCGCACTTGCAAAGGGATCGGACATACCTTCCTTCGGCGTGGTCTTGGATCATGGGAAAAGGGCCGAGATATGGCAACTCAAGGACGAGGCAGCGAAAGACCTGCCGCCCCATAAAAGGTTCGATGTCTTGGTGCTCGAAGAAACCATCCTTAAGGCGCTGCCTTGCAGGTCGATTGCATATTCATCTGAATGCAAAGAGGCCCTTAAGGGATTGGGCCAAGACCAGGTGCTCTTTTTGCTGAGGCCTACACCGATTGACAAGGTGCTTGACATAG
- the guaA gene encoding glutamine-hydrolyzing GMP synthase, producing MKDMHRERILILDFGSQTTQLIARRVREAKVYCEIHPFSLGLDEIRKMAPKGIILSGGPASVYDQGAPKVPSGLFRLGIPILGICYGMQLTAHIMGGQVEKGVRREFGPARLVIEEHGEIFQGLAQAPVTHQVWMSHGDRIDVMPEDFVAVASSGSSPVAAMRHKRLPIFGVQFHPEVVHTEIGDDIIRNFLFRVCGCRPVWDMGSFVTAAIEDIRARVGSKRVICALSGGVDSTVTALIVNKAIGGNLISIFVNNGLLRKGEAEAVLAFLNGIGLNVHYVDAAKRFLERLKGVAEPERKRKIIGEEFIRIFEEEAGRIGQVSFLAQGTLYPDVIESVSFKGPSAVIKSHHNVGGLPEVMRLELIEPLRELFKDEVRKVAHELKMPDELIYRHPFPGPGLAIRILGDVTEERLSILREADAIVMEEIKTSGWYRKVWQAFAVLLPIRTVGVMGDERTYEHVVAIRAVDSLDAMTADWTRLPYNVLARLSNRIINEVRGVNRVCFDISSKPPATIEWE from the coding sequence ATGAAAGATATGCACAGAGAGCGGATACTCATACTCGATTTTGGTTCGCAGACCACCCAGCTCATAGCAAGGCGCGTGCGCGAGGCCAAGGTCTATTGCGAGATTCATCCATTCAGCCTGGGTTTAGATGAGATAAGGAAGATGGCACCTAAGGGGATAATCCTCTCCGGCGGACCGGCGAGCGTCTATGATCAGGGTGCGCCCAAGGTACCGTCTGGACTTTTCAGGCTTGGGATCCCTATACTCGGTATTTGCTATGGCATGCAACTTACTGCACATATTATGGGTGGGCAGGTCGAAAAGGGTGTACGAAGGGAATTCGGACCGGCAAGGCTTGTCATAGAGGAGCACGGCGAGATATTCCAGGGGTTGGCCCAGGCGCCGGTCACGCATCAGGTCTGGATGAGTCACGGGGACAGGATTGATGTGATGCCTGAGGATTTTGTCGCTGTGGCCAGCAGTGGGTCATCCCCTGTCGCTGCGATGCGCCACAAAAGGCTTCCTATCTTCGGGGTGCAGTTCCATCCTGAAGTGGTTCATACCGAGATAGGTGATGATATCATACGCAATTTCTTATTCAGGGTCTGCGGCTGTCGGCCTGTCTGGGACATGGGGTCGTTTGTGACAGCCGCCATAGAGGATATCAGGGCGAGGGTCGGCAGCAAAAGGGTCATATGCGCCCTCTCTGGCGGCGTTGATTCCACGGTAACAGCCCTTATAGTCAACAAGGCTATAGGTGGGAACTTGATCAGTATCTTTGTAAACAACGGGCTTTTGAGAAAGGGCGAGGCGGAAGCGGTGCTTGCTTTTCTAAATGGCATAGGGCTCAATGTGCATTATGTGGATGCTGCAAAGAGGTTTCTTGAGAGGCTGAAAGGGGTCGCTGAGCCTGAAAGGAAACGGAAGATCATAGGTGAGGAGTTTATCCGCATATTCGAAGAGGAGGCGGGTCGGATCGGTCAGGTAAGTTTCCTTGCGCAAGGCACCTTGTATCCAGACGTGATAGAGAGCGTATCCTTCAAAGGACCTTCCGCCGTTATCAAGAGCCATCATAATGTAGGCGGGCTACCTGAGGTGATGAGGCTAGAGTTGATTGAACCGCTGAGAGAACTCTTTAAGGATGAGGTGAGAAAGGTGGCTCATGAACTCAAGATGCCGGATGAGCTCATATATAGACACCCGTTTCCCGGCCCCGGCCTTGCGATAAGGATACTCGGGGATGTTACTGAAGAGCGGCTTTCGATCCTCCGTGAAGCGGACGCGATAGTCATGGAGGAGATAAAGACCTCAGGTTGGTACCGCAAGGTCTGGCAGGCATTCGCGGTACTTCTTCCTATCAGGACGGTAGGCGTGATGGGGGATGAGCGGACATATGAACACGTGGTCGCAATAAGGGCGGTTGACAGCCTAGACGCCATGACTGCGGATTGGACCCGGCTCCCCTATAATGTCCTTGCGCGTCTTTCAAACCGGATCATAAACGAGGTGCGCGGGGTGAACAGGGTCTGCTTCGATATAAGTTCCAAGCCCCCGGCGACCATAGAGTGGGAGTGA
- a CDS encoding PAS domain-containing protein produces MQGPVVVLDRKNEEGWPVVFATGNVKDVLGYSIEEFEKGLIRYTQIIHPEDLERVKIETARCSASGANHFRQNPYRLITREGGIIHILDFTTIVRDESDRIINYIGYIIDVTDMINKEAEIERGNQRLKFVLEAANLGTWELDVSSRRYVVDSMWARIKGFLPEEVRPSLDFWTELLHPEDKKKTLDTLEGHITGRTEVYDAVYRIRARNGRWIWIHSRGKAMGRDSDGRALKIMGIHEDVTQHYELLHKLEEKEREITEAYRFFRLTIDTIPDMIWAKDMQKRYIFANKATCDFLGANDPDEPIGKDDVFFAERSRAQRPDRPDWHTFGEICQNSDEVVMRNKRKQHFDEYGNVRGKFLFLDVYKAPFFDENGKIIGTVGAGRDVTREKALEMEKEEMEKQLRQSQKLEAIGRLAGGIAHDLNNFLMPVLGYSEMAARLVRPGDVMHQYIAEIKRGAERAAKTVRQILAFAKKQPFTQKPIDLNSLLSDLKGSLFKSLGENIEVKLNLCVDLPRIMADDSHIEQVIMNLVINARDAMPDGGTITIETAKANKGFNGQIDEYVLLSVADTGCGMTDEIKHKIFEPFFTTKPLDKGTGLGLSMVYGIVSRLGGRIEVFSEPDKGSTFKIYFPTAPKTEIEETGSLQGWDLDQPTKPQKELYIAVVDDDEMICDLISSVLKTEGHKVLTFTKPEQLLKAAEQDRPALELLITDLMMPGMNGKEVFKRLKGLYPCLKAIYMSGYAQDTADGPDQEAVFLQKPFGIKELLDAVNRASRID; encoded by the coding sequence TTGCAAGGGCCTGTCGTCGTACTAGACAGAAAAAATGAAGAGGGCTGGCCCGTAGTATTTGCAACAGGAAACGTCAAAGATGTCCTTGGTTATTCCATAGAAGAGTTTGAAAAGGGCCTGATCCGCTATACCCAGATCATCCATCCCGAAGACCTGGAGAGGGTCAAGATCGAGACGGCACGCTGTTCAGCCTCTGGAGCCAACCACTTTAGACAAAATCCCTACAGGCTCATCACAAGGGAAGGAGGGATCATCCATATACTGGATTTCACCACCATTGTTCGGGACGAATCGGATCGTATCATCAACTACATCGGTTACATCATAGACGTGACTGATATGATAAACAAAGAGGCCGAGATCGAGAGAGGCAACCAAAGGCTCAAATTCGTCCTTGAAGCGGCAAATCTGGGCACTTGGGAACTCGACGTGTCTTCGCGAAGGTATGTGGTTGACAGCATGTGGGCCAGGATAAAGGGCTTTCTGCCCGAAGAGGTAAGGCCATCCCTCGACTTTTGGACGGAATTACTCCATCCGGAAGACAAGAAAAAGACCCTTGACACCCTGGAAGGTCACATTACAGGGCGGACGGAGGTATATGACGCAGTATATCGCATAAGGGCCAGAAACGGCCGATGGATATGGATACACTCCCGCGGAAAGGCCATGGGAAGAGACAGTGACGGAAGGGCCCTAAAGATCATGGGCATCCATGAGGATGTGACGCAGCACTATGAACTCCTACACAAACTTGAGGAAAAGGAACGGGAGATAACCGAGGCATACCGTTTCTTTCGACTCACAATAGACACCATCCCTGATATGATCTGGGCAAAAGACATGCAAAAACGCTATATCTTTGCAAACAAGGCGACCTGCGACTTCCTGGGTGCAAACGACCCTGATGAACCTATCGGGAAGGATGATGTGTTTTTCGCCGAGAGATCCCGCGCCCAGAGGCCTGACCGGCCAGACTGGCATACATTCGGCGAGATATGCCAAAATTCCGATGAAGTGGTTATGCGAAACAAACGCAAACAGCACTTCGACGAATATGGAAACGTAAGGGGCAAATTCCTGTTCCTGGATGTATACAAGGCGCCTTTTTTCGATGAAAATGGAAAGATTATAGGGACGGTAGGCGCCGGCAGGGATGTGACCAGAGAAAAGGCCTTGGAGATGGAAAAGGAGGAGATGGAAAAACAGCTTCGACAGTCCCAAAAGCTGGAGGCAATTGGGAGGCTGGCGGGCGGCATCGCGCACGATCTCAACAATTTCCTTATGCCCGTACTCGGCTATTCGGAGATGGCCGCAAGGCTTGTAAGGCCTGGCGATGTAATGCATCAATACATAGCCGAGATCAAAAGGGGCGCCGAGCGGGCGGCTAAAACAGTCAGACAGATACTCGCCTTCGCGAAAAAACAACCCTTCACCCAAAAGCCCATTGATCTCAACAGCCTGTTGAGCGATCTCAAGGGCTCGCTCTTTAAATCGCTGGGTGAAAACATAGAAGTAAAACTGAATCTCTGCGTCGATCTGCCGCGTATCATGGCCGACGACTCACACATAGAACAGGTGATAATGAATCTGGTCATAAATGCTAGAGACGCCATGCCGGATGGTGGGACCATCACTATAGAGACCGCCAAGGCCAACAAGGGCTTTAACGGACAGATAGACGAATATGTATTGCTGTCTGTTGCCGATACGGGCTGCGGCATGACAGATGAGATCAAGCATAAGATATTCGAGCCATTTTTTACCACCAAACCTCTGGACAAAGGCACTGGTCTCGGTCTGTCTATGGTCTACGGCATCGTCAGCCGCCTAGGGGGTAGAATAGAGGTCTTCAGCGAACCAGACAAGGGCTCAACTTTTAAGATCTACTTCCCCACAGCACCAAAGACGGAGATCGAAGAAACAGGATCGCTCCAAGGATGGGATCTTGACCAGCCAACCAAACCGCAAAAAGAACTTTATATAGCAGTGGTGGACGATGATGAGATGATTTGCGACCTCATTTCATCGGTACTGAAGACAGAGGGTCACAAGGTCTTGACCTTCACGAAGCCGGAACAACTCCTGAAGGCGGCGGAACAGGACAGACCGGCGCTCGAGCTGCTGATCACCGATCTAATGATGCCCGGCATGAACGGAAAGGAGGTCTTTAAGAGGCTTAAAGGGCTATATCCCTGCCTTAAGGCGATCTATATGTCAGGCTATGCACAAGACACTGCCGATGGCCCCGACCAAGAGGCCGTATTCCTGCAAAAACCATTCGGCATAAAAGAGCTTCTCGATGCAGTGAATAGGGCATCCCGAATAGATTAA
- a CDS encoding PxxKW family cysteine-rich protein, translating into MEHVTTTGASTGTMMFKGILCEEIIDKCKGCARIMSWEGKEYCSVYSQPAMKWRKGICNFATHVKVEVAKDESGKKINPLKAAKRAARGR; encoded by the coding sequence ATGGAACATGTAACTACCACGGGTGCTTCAACAGGGACGATGATGTTCAAGGGCATCCTTTGTGAGGAGATAATAGATAAATGCAAGGGATGCGCAAGGATAATGTCCTGGGAGGGCAAGGAATATTGCTCGGTTTATTCGCAGCCTGCCATGAAATGGCGGAAGGGCATCTGTAATTTTGCTACCCATGTAAAGGTGGAGGTGGCAAAGGACGAATCCGGCAAGAAGATAAACCCGCTGAAGGCTGCAAAACGTGCAGCAAGAGGCCGTTAA
- a CDS encoding pyridoxal phosphate-dependent aminotransferase, whose protein sequence is MIFTPPLAERVRNLKPSPTLAIDAKAKALKAEGADIINLSVGEPDFDTPEHIKEVAIKAIKDGFTRYTAVGGIMELKQAIIQKFQRDYGLAYRPEEVMVSTGGKQVLYNIAQAILDPGDEVILPVPYWVSYPAIVELAGGVVKYLPTDPQRGFALDIGAIGTMITNRTKAIILNSPSNPTGAVYGSDELKAIAELAMERNFMIITDDIYDAIRFDGKGPENVASLVPEAKTNTLIVNGVSKTYAMTGWRIGYLAGPEAVVKAATKIQSQSTSNPNSIAQKAALAALTGPQDCVKKMCAAFKERRDLVMERLNAIPGVSCVEPSGAFYVFPDLSPYYGTRTSGKTIEGSLDLADYLLDMARLAVVPGIAFGDDRFVRFSYAADIATLKEGMDRLERALSALKP, encoded by the coding sequence ATGATTTTTACCCCTCCCCTTGCCGAACGCGTCAGAAACCTGAAGCCATCGCCTACCCTTGCCATAGATGCAAAGGCAAAGGCGTTAAAGGCCGAAGGGGCCGACATCATAAATCTCTCGGTCGGCGAACCCGATTTCGACACGCCTGAACATATAAAAGAGGTGGCAATAAAGGCCATAAAAGACGGCTTTACCAGATACACGGCAGTTGGCGGCATCATGGAGCTGAAACAGGCCATCATACAGAAATTTCAAAGGGATTACGGACTTGCTTACCGCCCTGAAGAGGTGATGGTCTCAACTGGCGGCAAGCAGGTCTTATACAACATCGCCCAGGCCATTCTTGACCCGGGGGATGAGGTCATATTGCCAGTACCCTATTGGGTCTCATATCCGGCCATAGTGGAGCTGGCGGGTGGTGTAGTAAAATACCTGCCCACAGACCCTCAAAGGGGTTTTGCGCTTGACATCGGCGCGATCGGGACGATGATCACGAACCGCACAAAGGCCATCATCTTAAACAGCCCCTCAAATCCGACCGGCGCTGTGTATGGAAGCGACGAATTGAAGGCCATAGCCGAACTCGCTATGGAACGGAACTTCATGATCATTACCGATGACATATATGATGCCATACGTTTCGACGGCAAAGGACCCGAAAATGTGGCGTCCCTTGTACCAGAGGCAAAGACGAATACCTTGATCGTAAACGGCGTCTCCAAGACCTATGCCATGACGGGCTGGCGTATAGGTTATCTTGCGGGACCGGAGGCCGTTGTAAAGGCCGCAACCAAGATACAAAGCCAGAGCACCTCCAACCCCAATTCAATTGCCCAAAAGGCAGCGCTGGCTGCCCTTACAGGCCCTCAAGACTGCGTAAAAAAGATGTGTGCCGCCTTTAAAGAGCGCAGGGATCTCGTCATGGAGAGATTGAACGCCATACCAGGGGTAAGCTGTGTGGAGCCCAGCGGTGCGTTTTATGTCTTCCCGGATCTATCGCCTTACTATGGCACACGGACCTCTGGAAAGACTATAGAGGGATCGCTCGACCTTGCCGACTACCTCCTAGATATGGCAAGACTTGCAGTCGTTCCAGGTATCGCCTTTGGGGACGACCGGTTTGTACGATTTTCTTACGCGGCCGACATTGCAACCCTGAAAGAGGGCATGGACAGACTGGAAAGGGCGCTTTCAGCACTCAAGCCCTGA
- the truA gene encoding tRNA pseudouridine(38-40) synthase TruA yields the protein MRNIKLTIQYDGSRYHGWQKQKDNPTIQGLLEDVLKRMTGEMIRLIGSGRTDAGVHAAAQTANFHTMSNISLSGIQKGINSMLPDDIAVIAAEEIDDDFHALKDAVCKRYSYHIVSSPVRLPLWEGRAWVINQPIDADAVRQALAFLTGEHDFSAFKASGCSAKTSIRRIFSVDFKQISIEFPPAGGIHYIFTIAASGFLRYMVRNIVGVLVMIGTGKIRPDEMKRIISSKDRSMAGPTAPPQGLYLEEVTY from the coding sequence ATGAGGAACATCAAGCTTACCATTCAATATGATGGATCACGCTATCACGGCTGGCAGAAACAAAAAGACAACCCCACCATCCAAGGGCTTCTCGAGGATGTACTCAAGAGGATGACCGGCGAGATGATAAGGCTTATCGGCTCAGGCCGCACGGATGCCGGGGTGCATGCGGCGGCACAGACGGCGAATTTTCACACCATGAGCAATATCTCTCTAAGCGGTATCCAAAAGGGCATAAACAGCATGCTCCCCGATGATATTGCCGTCATCGCGGCCGAAGAGATAGACGATGACTTCCATGCATTAAAAGATGCGGTCTGCAAGCGTTATTCATATCACATTGTCTCATCGCCAGTCAGGCTTCCCCTTTGGGAAGGTCGGGCGTGGGTGATAAACCAGCCGATTGATGCAGACGCTGTCAGGCAGGCCTTGGCCTTCCTTACCGGTGAGCACGATTTTTCTGCATTCAAGGCGAGCGGCTGCTCAGCGAAGACATCGATCCGCAGGATATTCTCCGTTGATTTCAAACAGATATCCATTGAATTTCCGCCTGCCGGCGGCATTCATTATATCTTCACTATTGCCGCAAGCGGCTTCCTCCGTTATATGGTAAGAAATATCGTCGGCGTCTTGGTCATGATAGGGACAGGCAAGATCAGGCCAGATGAAATGAAAAGGATCATCTCATCCAAAGACAGGTCCATGGCCGGACCGACCGCGCCGCCCCAGGGCCTTTATCTGGAAGAGGTGACTTATTGA
- the argC gene encoding N-acetyl-gamma-glutamyl-phosphate reductase encodes MLRIAIIGGSGYTGIELLRLLRGHPKARVVAVTSRRFAGKLLADVFPSLYGLYDGLAFSEPDIGSLAGDIDVAFTAVPHKAAMAIVSELLEAGLRVIDLSADFRLRDQKTYEAWYEPHSAPHLLSHAVYGLTEIYRAKITAARLVANPGCYPTSALLPLIPLLRAGLVDPKDIVIDSKSGASGAGRNPSIGTLFCEVNEAFKAYKIGEHRHTPEIEQELSLAAGTDVVLNFTPHLVPMSRGILTTIYAKPAKAASTSELIEALRVFYQDRPFVRILPQGLFPDVSSVRGSNFCDIGLKIEGRTNRLIIISAIDNLVKGASGQAIQNMNIMHGIPEAAGLDAAPLFP; translated from the coding sequence ATGCTGCGAATTGCGATAATCGGCGGATCCGGATATACTGGGATCGAGCTGTTACGCCTGCTAAGGGGCCACCCTAAGGCCAGGGTCGTTGCCGTCACCTCCAGGAGATTTGCGGGCAAATTGCTGGCAGATGTATTTCCTTCGCTCTACGGCCTCTATGATGGCCTTGCCTTTTCAGAACCAGATATCGGATCGCTGGCCGGAGATATAGACGTGGCCTTCACCGCCGTACCGCACAAAGCGGCTATGGCGATAGTGTCCGAACTCCTTGAAGCTGGGCTAAGGGTGATAGATCTTTCTGCTGACTTCCGCCTCCGCGATCAAAAAACATATGAGGCGTGGTATGAACCGCACAGCGCCCCGCATCTTCTTTCCCATGCGGTCTACGGACTGACGGAGATCTACAGGGCGAAGATAACTGCGGCTAGGCTCGTCGCAAATCCTGGCTGCTACCCCACAAGCGCCCTTCTGCCCTTAATCCCGCTCCTAAGGGCCGGGCTTGTAGACCCCAAGGATATAGTCATAGACTCCAAGTCAGGGGCCAGCGGGGCCGGACGGAATCCATCGATCGGTACCCTTTTCTGCGAGGTCAATGAGGCGTTCAAGGCATACAAGATCGGGGAGCATCGCCATACCCCCGAAATCGAACAAGAGCTCTCTCTGGCGGCCGGGACGGATGTCGTCTTAAACTTCACCCCGCACCTTGTACCAATGTCAAGGGGAATCCTGACGACGATATATGCAAAACCAGCCAAGGCCGCCTCTACATCGGAGTTGATTGAGGCCCTGAGGGTATTTTATCAAGACAGACCATTTGTCCGTATACTGCCTCAAGGCCTCTTCCCGGACGTCTCTTCCGTAAGAGGCAGTAATTTCTGCGACATAGGGCTCAAGATCGAGGGCCGGACAAACAGACTTATCATCATATCCGCCATAGACAACCTTGTAAAAGGGGCATCTGGCCAGGCAATCCAGAACATGAATATCATGCACGGGATCCCTGAAGCCGCAGGCCTTGATGCGGCCCCCCTATTTCCCTGA
- the rpsI gene encoding 30S ribosomal protein S9 — translation MAQDKYYATGKRKTATARVWLKIGSGNISVNGKTFDDYFKSDVARVIAEKPFAITETHDKFDVTVNVGGGGLAAQVEAIRHGIAKALLQINPDYRLPLKKAGLLTRDSRLKERKKYGLAAARKRYQYSKR, via the coding sequence ATGGCACAAGATAAATATTACGCCACTGGAAAGAGAAAGACCGCCACCGCCAGGGTATGGTTAAAAATCGGGAGCGGAAACATATCGGTAAATGGCAAGACATTTGATGATTATTTCAAGTCTGATGTGGCAAGAGTGATAGCAGAAAAACCGTTTGCAATAACTGAAACTCATGACAAATTTGATGTAACCGTTAATGTAGGCGGGGGCGGACTCGCAGCCCAGGTCGAGGCCATTCGTCACGGGATTGCCAAGGCCCTCCTACAAATAAACCCGGACTACAGGTTGCCGCTCAAAAAGGCCGGGCTCCTGACGCGTGATTCAAGATTGAAAGAGCGCAAGAAATACGGCTTGGCTGCGGCAAGAAAACGTTATCAGTACTCTAAGCGTTAA
- the rplM gene encoding 50S ribosomal protein L13, whose amino-acid sequence MKTPLPKVDEIERKWYVVDAGGQPLGRLASQIAMRLRGKHKATFTPHLDTGDFVIVINAAKVKLTGKKMDKKIYVRHSGYMGGLKEITARQMIDKKPEEVIRLAVKRMLPKTRLGNSQLKKLKVYKGHEHPHQAQSPEAIKLLNK is encoded by the coding sequence ATGAAAACACCCCTGCCAAAGGTGGATGAGATTGAACGAAAATGGTATGTAGTCGATGCAGGTGGCCAGCCCCTTGGACGTCTTGCCTCCCAGATAGCCATGCGGCTGAGGGGGAAACACAAAGCCACATTTACCCCACATCTCGACACAGGCGACTTTGTCATTGTTATAAACGCCGCAAAGGTCAAACTCACTGGCAAAAAAATGGACAAAAAGATATATGTCAGGCACTCAGGATATATGGGCGGCCTCAAAGAGATCACCGCTCGCCAGATGATCGACAAAAAACCAGAAGAGGTCATACGCCTCGCCGTAAAGCGGATGCTGCCGAAGACAAGACTTGGAAACAGCCAACTTAAAAAGCTCAAGGTATACAAAGGCCACGAACACCCTCATCAGGCCCAATCACCTGAGGCGATCAAGCTCCTTAATAAATAG
- a CDS encoding DUF1646 family protein, translating into MINYILLACFSIILFLPLLVKRIEHNIELFLFVMAVAAVTSSHLVGPEPAWSLKLLELSLTEPIKISLATLVFGFLFRVFQETIKKRIAYLEERMGPRFFAFITIFSLGMISSVITAIIAALILCEIVSALNLDKKYETIFTILACFSIGMGAVLTPIGEPLSTIAMAKLHGGAYDVGFLFLLRLIGAYIIPGMLFIALLGGLLRGKEVERPESLSEFYAESYRIIALRAAKVYLFVMSLILLGAGFKPLIDAYITKMPGRVLYWVNMSSAVLDNATLAAAELSPHMDIGQIKGVMMGLIISGGMLIPGNIPNIISASKLGISSRAWAVIGVPIGLFMMGAYYLVLYFS; encoded by the coding sequence ATGATCAATTATATTCTTCTGGCCTGTTTTTCCATCATCCTTTTTTTGCCCCTCCTGGTCAAAAGGATCGAACACAATATCGAGCTTTTCCTCTTTGTCATGGCGGTCGCCGCTGTCACCTCTTCACATCTTGTTGGCCCTGAGCCTGCCTGGAGCCTTAAGCTCCTTGAGTTATCCCTTACGGAGCCCATAAAGATCTCTCTGGCGACGCTTGTCTTCGGTTTCCTTTTCAGGGTGTTTCAGGAGACCATTAAAAAAAGAATAGCATATCTCGAAGAGCGGATGGGCCCCAGGTTTTTTGCATTTATAACTATATTTTCTCTGGGGATGATATCGAGCGTCATCACCGCGATAATCGCCGCACTGATACTCTGTGAGATAGTAAGCGCACTGAACCTTGATAAAAAATACGAGACAATCTTTACAATCCTTGCCTGTTTCTCAATAGGCATGGGTGCGGTGCTTACCCCCATAGGAGAGCCGCTTTCCACAATAGCGATGGCGAAACTCCATGGCGGGGCGTATGACGTGGGGTTTTTGTTTCTTTTAAGACTTATCGGGGCATATATCATCCCAGGGATGCTTTTTATCGCCCTTCTCGGTGGGCTTCTTCGGGGTAAAGAGGTCGAACGGCCCGAGAGCCTGTCGGAGTTTTACGCAGAATCTTACAGGATTATCGCGTTAAGGGCGGCAAAGGTCTATCTCTTTGTCATGTCATTGATACTGCTGGGCGCTGGATTCAAACCCCTTATCGATGCCTATATCACCAAAATGCCGGGACGAGTGCTCTATTGGGTCAACATGTCTTCCGCCGTCCTTGATAACGCCACGCTTGCAGCCGCGGAACTAAGCCCTCATATGGACATCGGACAGATAAAAGGGGTCATGATGGGCCTGATAATATCAGGCGGTATGCTGATACCAGGCAATATCCCAAACATTATCTCCGCGTCAAAGCTTGGGATATCGAGCAGGGCATGGGCGGTTATAGGCGTCCCGATAGGCCTGTTCATGATGGGGGCCTATTATCTGGTCCTTTATTTTAGTTGA